The following are encoded together in the Humulus lupulus chromosome 5, drHumLupu1.1, whole genome shotgun sequence genome:
- the LOC133778746 gene encoding putative pentatricopeptide repeat-containing protein At5g47460, giving the protein MQRFLFNRLVQKNLLLHSLCPKEHLSQSEQALFEASSLLNSGGAKADWNTLVHMVRASTNMSWGFYCHQLHSYILRSGFGSDVSISNALIRFYVTVGTLNGAHKVFVDMPHRSVVSWNSMISGFVRSGQFSKALDTFLELDRSDIFADLFSLTAALAACGPHGLFRLGRSIHSKIVKSGVENGLVVSNCLIDMYGKCGPIKEAMVVFNNLVDKDIISWNSAIAACAKNGDLKQAVCLLQQMPKPDTISYDELINGYAQFGEMEEAIKILSRMPNPDSSSWNSIITGFVNRNQAREALDVLCKMHLENIRMDEFTFSSVLSGVAGLSAFTWGMLIHCCTVKRGFDTSTVVGSALIDMYSKCGEVTKAESIFKSLADKNLVTWNAMVSGFAHNGNSSRVLELFEQLQLERNVQPDEITFLNVLSACAHNQMPFETAFQYFGIMIKDYGIEPSIEHCCCMIRLMGQSGELRRRAVGLIYELGFGGSALAWRALLGTCEGCTDLKLAEIAAAKVIELEGDKGYAYIVISNMYASYGKWDDVKAVRKLTREEGARKEASYSWIEVVPYSPS; this is encoded by the coding sequence ATGCAAAGATTCCTATTCAATAGATTGGTCCAAAAGAACCTACTTTTACATTCATTATGTCCAAAAGAACATCTTTCTCAAAGTGAGCAGGCCTTGTTTGAGGCATCTTCATTACTTAATTCTGGTGGTGCTAAAGCAGATTGGAACACCTTGGTCCACATGGTACGAGCTTCGACAAACATGAGCTGGGGTTTTTATTGTCACCAGCTTCATAGCTACATTCTACGATCTGGGTTTGGCTCCGATGTCTCTATCTCCAATGCCCTGATTCGCTTTTATGTAACAGTTGGTACTTTGAATGGTGCACACAAAGTGTTTGTTGATATGCCTCATCGTAGTGTTGTCTCTTGGAACTCTATGATTTCTGGGTTCGTGCGCTCTGGCCAGTTTAGTAAAGCATTGGATACTTTTCTTGAATTGGATAGGTCCGATATTTTTGCTGACTTGTTTTCCTTGACGGCTGCTTTGGCTGCGTGTGGCCCACATGGTCTTTTCCGGTTAGGCCGGTCAATTCACTCTAAGATAGTGAAATCAGGTGTCGAAAATGGCCTTGTTGTTTCCAATTGCTTGATTGACATGTACGGGAAATGTGGCCCTATTAAAGAAGCAATGGTTGTGTTCAATAATTTGGTTGACAAGGACATAATCTCTTGGAATTCTGCCATTGCAGCATGTGCTAAAAATGGAGACTTGAAACAAGCAGTTTGTTTATTACAGCAGATGCCTAAACCTGATACAATCTCATATGATGAATTGATAAACGGGTATGCTCAGTTTGGAGAGATGGAAGAAGCTATTAAGATTTTGTCAAGAATGCCAAATCCAGACTCATCTTCATGGAACTCAATAATTACAGGATTTGTAAATAGAAACCAAGCAAGAGAAGCTTTAGATGTCTTGTGCAAAATGCACTTAGAGAATATAAGAATGGATGAGTTCACATTTTCAAGTGTTTTAAGTGGAGTTGCAGGACTTTCAGCTTTCACATGGGGAATGTTGATCCACTGCTGCACTGTAAAGAGAGGTTTTGATACATCTACTGTTGTAGGAAGTGCTCTGATTGATATGTATTCCAAATGTGGGGAGGTAACAAAGGCAGAATCAATTTTCAAATCACTGGCAGATAAGAATTTGGTCACTTGGAATGCTATGGTCTCTGGCTTTGCTCACAATGGAAACTCTTCAAGAGTACTCGAGCTCTTTGAGCAGCTGCAGCTGGAGAGGAATGTGCAGCCCGACGAAATCACATTTCTTAACGTTTTATCTGCTTGCGCGCATAATCAAATGCCATTCGAAACAGCATTTCAGTACTTTGGAATAATGATCAAGGACTATGGAATTGAACCAAGTATTGAACACTGTTGCTGTATGATCCGGCTAATGGGACAGAGTGGGGAGCTGAGAAGGAGGGCAGTGGGGCTAATCTATGAGCTGGGTTTCGGGGGTTCTGCTTTGGCTTGGAGAGCTCTGCTTGGTACTTGTGAGGGTTGTACGGATTTGAAGTTAGCAGAGATTGCAGCTGCAAAAGTGATAGAGTTGGAGGGTGACAAGGGTTATGCCTACATTGTTATTTCTAACATGTATGCATCTTATGGCAAATGGGACGATGTTAAGGCAGTGAGGAAGTTGACAAGGGAGGAAGGAGCAAGAAAAGAAGCTTCTTATAGTTGGATCGAGGTTGTCCCTTACTCACCTTCATAA